The Mycolicibacterium boenickei genome has a segment encoding these proteins:
- a CDS encoding transglutaminase family protein produces MGIKVALEHRTSYTFDRLVELHPHVIRLRPAPHSRTPIEAYSLTVEPAGHFINWQQDAFGNFLARLVFPDRARTLTITVGLIADLKVINPFDFFIEEYAENVGFRYPAALLEDLKPYLRPVDEEGEGSGPGELVKAWVSNFTVPPGTRTIDYLVALNRAVNADVGYSVRMEPGVQTPDVTLRTGIGSCRDSAWLLVSILRQLGLAARFVSGYLVQLTSDVEALDGPSGPAADFTDLHAWAEAYIPGAGWIGLDPTSGLFAGEGHIPLSATPHPESAAPISGATGPCESTLEFSNVVTRIHEDPRVTLPYTDEAWAAITKLGAEVDRRLADGDVRLTVGGEPTFVSIDNQVDPEWTTDADGVHKRERASALAARLKAVWAPAGLVQRSQGKWYPGEPLPRWQIGLFWRTDGQPLWNDAALLADPWSGEVPSLSDDAGRRVLAALAAEFGLPAGQVRPAFEDPLSRLAAAVRQPAGEPVATDDDLADDTPEGRAALLARLDASVDQPAAYVLPLHRRADGAGWASADWRLRRGRIVLTEGDSPAGLRLPLNAISWQPPRPAYDADPLAAGTETRAEPDEAALEPADDAPTTALVAEIRSGFLYIYLPPTEELDDFVDLVARIESAAAKLDIPVVIEGYGPPPDARVASMSITPDPGVIEVNVAPTAGFAEQRQQLETLYEQARQARLSTESFDVDGTHGGTGGGNHITLGGITPADSPLLRRPDLLVSLLTYWQRHPSLSYLFAGRFIGPTSQAPRVDEGRPEALYELEIAFAEIARLTGSGRSAQPWVVDRALRHLLTDLTGNTHRAEFCIDKLYSPDSARGRLGLLELRGFEMPPHFQMAMVQSLLVRALVTRFWEEPLRAPLIRHGANLHGRYLLPHFLIHDIAQVAADLRAHGINFDTSWLDPFTEFRFPRVGTAVYDGVEIELRGAIEPWNVLGEESTGGGTARYVDSSVERVQVRLVGADRHRYIVTANGYPIPLLATDNPDIQVGGVRFRAWQPPSALHPTITVDSPLRFELVDCTTGQSKGGCTYHVAHPGGRSYDTPPVNAVEAESRRGRRFEATGFTPGTIDMADLREKQARQSTDLGAPGILDLRRVRTVLN; encoded by the coding sequence ATGGGGATCAAAGTGGCGCTGGAGCACCGCACCAGCTACACCTTCGACCGGTTGGTGGAGCTGCATCCACATGTCATCCGGTTGCGCCCGGCGCCGCACTCACGCACCCCGATCGAAGCGTATTCACTGACCGTCGAGCCGGCCGGCCACTTCATCAACTGGCAGCAGGACGCGTTCGGTAACTTCCTGGCGCGCTTGGTGTTTCCGGACCGGGCCCGCACCCTGACCATCACCGTGGGGCTCATCGCCGATCTCAAGGTGATCAACCCGTTCGACTTCTTCATCGAGGAATACGCGGAAAACGTTGGCTTCCGGTACCCCGCTGCCCTGCTCGAGGACCTCAAGCCGTATCTGCGTCCGGTCGACGAGGAGGGTGAGGGGTCCGGTCCTGGCGAACTCGTCAAGGCGTGGGTGAGCAATTTCACCGTGCCGCCCGGCACGCGCACGATCGATTACCTGGTGGCTCTCAACCGGGCGGTCAACGCCGATGTCGGCTACTCGGTCCGGATGGAACCCGGTGTGCAGACCCCGGATGTCACGCTGCGCACCGGAATCGGCTCGTGCCGTGACTCGGCCTGGCTGCTGGTGTCGATCCTGCGTCAGCTCGGTCTGGCGGCCCGGTTCGTCTCGGGCTATCTGGTGCAGCTGACCTCCGACGTGGAGGCGCTCGACGGCCCCTCGGGCCCCGCCGCGGATTTCACCGATCTTCACGCCTGGGCCGAGGCGTACATCCCGGGTGCGGGCTGGATCGGTCTCGACCCGACCTCGGGACTGTTCGCCGGCGAGGGTCACATCCCGCTCTCGGCGACTCCGCACCCGGAATCGGCGGCCCCGATCAGCGGTGCCACCGGTCCGTGCGAGTCCACGCTGGAGTTCTCCAACGTGGTCACCCGCATCCACGAGGACCCGAGGGTGACGCTGCCCTATACCGATGAGGCGTGGGCGGCGATCACGAAGCTGGGCGCCGAGGTGGATCGGCGTCTGGCCGACGGCGATGTCCGGCTCACCGTCGGGGGCGAGCCGACGTTCGTCTCGATCGACAACCAGGTCGACCCGGAATGGACCACCGACGCCGACGGCGTGCACAAGCGGGAACGAGCGTCGGCGCTCGCGGCCCGGCTCAAGGCGGTGTGGGCCCCGGCCGGGCTGGTCCAGCGCAGCCAGGGCAAGTGGTATCCGGGAGAGCCCCTGCCGCGCTGGCAGATCGGCCTGTTCTGGCGTACCGACGGCCAGCCGTTGTGGAACGACGCGGCGCTGCTCGCCGACCCTTGGAGTGGTGAGGTTCCCTCCTTGTCCGACGACGCCGGCCGCCGTGTCCTGGCGGCGCTCGCCGCCGAATTCGGGCTCCCGGCCGGCCAGGTTCGTCCGGCGTTCGAGGATCCGCTGAGCCGCTTGGCGGCCGCCGTGCGACAGCCGGCCGGCGAGCCGGTGGCCACCGACGACGACCTGGCCGACGACACCCCGGAGGGCCGGGCGGCCCTGCTGGCCCGGCTCGATGCCTCGGTCGATCAGCCCGCCGCCTACGTGCTACCGCTGCACCGCCGTGCGGACGGCGCCGGCTGGGCCAGTGCCGACTGGCGGCTGCGACGCGGGCGGATCGTGCTCACCGAGGGGGATTCACCGGCGGGGCTGCGGCTGCCGCTCAATGCCATCAGCTGGCAGCCGCCGCGCCCGGCGTATGACGCCGACCCGCTGGCCGCGGGCACCGAGACGCGCGCCGAACCTGATGAGGCCGCGCTCGAGCCCGCCGACGACGCGCCCACGACCGCACTGGTCGCCGAGATCCGCTCCGGGTTCCTGTACATCTACCTGCCCCCGACCGAGGAACTCGACGATTTCGTCGACCTCGTGGCCCGCATCGAGTCCGCGGCCGCCAAGCTGGACATCCCCGTGGTGATCGAGGGGTACGGGCCGCCGCCGGACGCCCGCGTCGCGTCCATGTCGATCACCCCGGATCCGGGTGTCATCGAGGTCAACGTCGCGCCGACCGCCGGCTTCGCCGAGCAGAGGCAGCAGCTGGAGACCCTCTACGAGCAGGCCAGGCAGGCGCGCTTGTCCACCGAGTCGTTCGATGTGGACGGCACGCACGGCGGAACCGGCGGCGGCAACCACATCACCCTCGGCGGCATCACGCCCGCCGATTCGCCGCTGCTGCGCCGACCGGATCTGTTGGTGTCACTGCTGACCTACTGGCAGCGCCACCCGTCGCTGTCCTACCTGTTCGCGGGTCGGTTCATCGGCCCCACGTCACAGGCGCCACGGGTGGACGAGGGGCGTCCGGAGGCCCTCTATGAGCTGGAGATCGCCTTCGCCGAGATCGCGCGGCTGACCGGTTCCGGCAGATCGGCTCAGCCGTGGGTGGTCGACCGCGCCCTGAGGCATCTGCTCACCGACCTCACCGGCAACACCCACCGCGCCGAGTTCTGCATCGACAAGCTCTACAGCCCCGACAGCGCACGGGGGCGCCTGGGGCTGCTGGAATTGCGGGGTTTCGAGATGCCTCCGCACTTCCAGATGGCGATGGTGCAGTCGCTGCTGGTGCGGGCGTTGGTCACCAGATTCTGGGAGGAGCCGCTGCGGGCCCCGCTGATCCGTCACGGCGCCAACCTGCATGGCCGATACCTGTTGCCGCACTTCCTGATTCATGACATCGCGCAAGTTGCCGCCGACCTGCGGGCGCACGGCATCAACTTCGACACCAGCTGGCTGGATCCCTTCACCGAATTCCGGTTCCCCCGGGTGGGAACCGCGGTCTATGACGGGGTGGAGATCGAGCTGCGCGGTGCGATCGAACCGTGGAACGTGTTGGGTGAGGAGTCGACCGGCGGCGGCACCGCCCGCTACGTCGACTCGTCGGTGGAGCGGGTCCAGGTGCGGCTGGTCGGAGCCGACCGGCACCGTTACATCGTGACCGCCAACGGTTACCCGATCCCGCTGCTGGCCACCGACAATCCCGACATCCAGGTCGGCGGCGTGCGGTTCCGCGCCTGGCAGCCGCCCAGCGCGCTGCACCCGACCATCACCGTGGACTCCCCGCTGCGGTTTGAACTGGTGGACTGCACCACAGGACAGTCCAAGGGCGGCTGCACCTACCACGTGGCGCATCCGGGCGGCCGGTCCTACGACACCCCGCCGGTCAACGCGGTCGAGGCCGAGTCGCGGCGTGGCCGCCGGTTCGAGGCGACGGGATTCACACCCGGCACCATCGACATGGCGGACCTACGGGAGAAGCAGGCGCGTCAATCGACTGATCTCGGCGCGCCCGGAATTCTGGACCTGCGTCGGGTGCGTACCGTTCTTAACTGA
- a CDS encoding GAP family protein has product MWPPPMWSTVLVMAAVAAIDPLRIGVVAFMLSRSRPVRLLLPFFLFAFTANVAVGAAVVFVFKNATSDGGSTMPPGLEIGIGAVALVIAVLSATGQLERLVNRVRSRRAVPAVVGDGDGAPTEDAVPGLSKLPAGMQAALRGEAPWAAALLGLINGFPTPYYLAAMAAALTSGAALAEQMAALVAFNLVGFLAALIPIISFWVAPEATRSGVERLYAWMGRHHRLVVAVIAGAVGVYFLAAGISHL; this is encoded by the coding sequence ATGTGGCCGCCGCCGATGTGGAGCACCGTGCTGGTGATGGCCGCCGTGGCGGCAATCGACCCTCTGAGAATCGGGGTCGTTGCCTTCATGCTGTCGCGGTCACGGCCGGTGCGGTTGCTGCTCCCGTTCTTCCTCTTCGCCTTCACCGCCAATGTCGCGGTGGGTGCTGCGGTGGTGTTCGTGTTCAAGAACGCCACCAGCGACGGCGGAAGCACGATGCCGCCGGGACTGGAGATCGGCATCGGCGCCGTGGCGCTGGTGATCGCGGTCCTTTCTGCCACCGGGCAGCTCGAACGCCTGGTCAACCGCGTGCGGTCACGCCGGGCCGTTCCGGCCGTGGTGGGCGACGGCGACGGCGCGCCCACCGAGGATGCGGTACCGGGTCTGTCGAAACTGCCGGCCGGAATGCAGGCCGCACTGCGCGGCGAGGCGCCGTGGGCAGCGGCGCTGCTGGGTCTGATCAACGGTTTTCCCACGCCCTACTACCTGGCGGCGATGGCCGCGGCCCTCACCTCGGGCGCCGCGCTGGCCGAGCAGATGGCCGCGCTGGTCGCGTTCAACCTGGTCGGTTTCCTGGCCGCGCTGATCCCCATCATCAGCTTCTGGGTCGCGCCGGAGGCCACCCGGTCGGGTGTCGAGCGGTTGTACGCCTGGATGGGGCGTCACCATCGCCTCGTGGTGGCAGTGATCGCAGGCGCGGTCGGGGTGTACTTCCTGGCCGCGGGCATCAGCCACTTGTGA